One stretch of Solenopsis invicta isolate M01_SB chromosome 16, UNIL_Sinv_3.0, whole genome shotgun sequence DNA includes these proteins:
- the LOC105203083 gene encoding odorant receptor 67a-like yields the protein MVIIILPITPIFLDIIMPLNESRPRFFAMEVEFRVNKDEYFLPIFCYTNLVIVVGMFIALGLDTMHITCTAHACGLFAAISKQIENVLLKVDDNNNIKKSKHVNKKLELLNEEITYRKYIICLKKHQLAIEFVEILNSSYQECALAILIVLLGILSLVGIRIIYVLHELGTLIKFVFIFITTLCVLLVPCYSGQRIMDESQNIFYRAYATEWYKFSHRLKSLLLITLYRSNKPCGLKAGNMIPLSIATYATVVRMSMSYYTALLSMQD from the exons atggtaattataatattaccaaTAACACCGATATTCCTGGATATCATAATGCCTCTTAACGAATCACGTCCACGATTTTTCGCGATGGAAGTTGAATTCAGGGTGAATAAAGATGAATATTTTCTAccaattttttgttatactaATCTTGTAATTGTGGTGGGTATGTTCATTGCGTTAGGCTTGGATACAATGCATATAACATGCACTGCTCATGCATGTGGTTTATTTGCAGCTATCAG tAAGCAAATCGAAAATGTACTGTTAAAAGTGGATGACAATAATAACATCAAAAAAAGTAAACATGTAAATAAGAAACTTGAGTTGTTGAACGAAGAAATAACATACcggaaatatataatatgtttaaaaaaacatcagCTTGCTATAGA atttgtggaaatattaaattcatCATATCAAGAATGTGCATTAGCTATATTGATAGTACTTCTTGGAATTTTGAGTCTGGTTGGAATTCgt attatttatgtattacatgAATTGGGaacattgataaaatttgtgtttatatTCATAACAACATTATGTGTTTTGCTAGTCCCATGTTACTCCGGTCAAAGAATAATGGATGAAAGTCAGAATATATTCTATAGagc GTATGCAACAGAATGGTACAAGTTCTCACATAGGCTAAAATCATTACTACTAATAACTCTTTACAGAAGTAATAAACCATGCGGATTAAAAGCAGGCAACATGATTCCGTTATCCATCGCGACTTACGCAAcg GTCGTACGAATGTCTATGTCTTACTACACAGCATTATTATCAATGCAAGACTGA
- the LOC105206597 gene encoding odorant receptor 63a-like: MLENFLREYNINRILLSITGLWPYQNKVVRSLLWIFCFLLEISYYPFEILLFHDHSDDAQLIFEGGYQTLILTIFVIRHLSDVLHNDKMRCLYEAIDEHWNIFTDDIEIRILREYSVLSQKIVIYYSMLHLSSLVVIIILPLTPIFLDILMPLNESRPRFFTMEVEFRVNKDEYFLPIFCYTNLVIVVGVFIALGFDSMHITCTAHACGLFAAISKQIENVLLKVNDNNNIEKTEHVNKKLELLNEEITYRKYIICLKKHQLAIEFVEILNSSYQECALAILIVLLGILSLVGIRIIYVLHELGTLIKFVFIFITAFCVLLVPCYSGQRIMDESQNIFYRAYATEWYKFSHRLKSLLLITLYRSNKPCGLKAGNMIPLSIATYATVVRMSMSYYTALLSMQD; the protein is encoded by the exons ATGTTAGAAAATTTTCTACGAGAGTACAATATCAATCGGATATTGTTGTCGATCACAGGTCTCTGGCCATATCAGAACAAGGTTGTGAGAAGTTTATTATGGATATTCTGTTTCCTGCTCGAAATAAGTTATTATCCGTTCGAG ATATTACTATTTCACGATCATTCGGACGATGCGCAATTGATTTTCGAAGGTGGCTATCAAACTCTGATTTTAACTATTTTTGTCATAAGGCATTTAAGTGACGTTTTGCACAATGACaag ATGCGATGTCTGTACGAAGCCATTGACGAGCATTGGAATATATTTACAGATGATATAGAAATTCGAATTTTGAGAGAATATTCTGTGCTGTCgcaaaaaattgtgatatattATTCAA TGCTACATTTATCTTCGTTAGtggtaattataatattaccatTAACACCGATATTCTTGGATATCTTAATGCCTCTTAATGAATCACGTCCACGATTTTTCACGATGGAAGTCGAGTTCAGGGTGAATAAAGATGAATATTTTCTAccaattttttgttatactaATCTTGTAATTGTGGTGGGTGTATTCATTGCGTTAGGCTTTGATTCAATGCATATAACATGCACTGCTCATGCATGTGGTTTATTTGCAGCTATCAG tAAGCAAATCGAAAATGTACTGTTAAAAGTGAATGACAATAATAACATCGAAAAAACTGAACATGTAAATAAGAAACTTGAGTTGTTGAACGAAGAAATAACATATCgaaaatacataatatgtttaaaaaaacatcagCTTGCTATAGA ATTTGTGGAAATACTAAATTCATCATATCAAGAATGTGCATTAGCTATATTGATAGTACTTCTTGGAATTTTGAGTCTGGTTGGAATTCgt attatttatgtattacatgAATTGGGaacattgataaaatttgtgtttatatTCATAACAGCATTTTGTGTTTTGCTAGTCCCATGTTACTCCGGTCAAAGAATAATGGATGAAAGTCAGAATATATTCTATAGagc GTATGCAACAGAATGGTACAAGTTCTCACATAGGCTAAAATCATTACTACTAATAACTCTTTACAGAAGTAATAAACCATGCGGATTAAAAGCAGGCAACATGATTCCGTTATCCATCGCAACTTACGCAACG GTCGTACGAATGTCTATGTCTTACTACACAGCATTATTATCAATGCAAGACTGA